AACGGTTCATATGTCGTTCAGGCTAGCCGAGGGCGCCGGGGCGCGCCCCACACGCTCCCCTGCTCCCCGGCCGCCTCCACCTCGGCGTACGGCTCCGCACCCCTGCCCACCGGGTGCGGCCGCGTCCCGCCGGGCCGTCAGGGCAGTTGCTTGTCGATGGCCGACCGCCCCTCGGCGGCCAGCTTGCGCCGTGCCCATTCCAGGGTCTCCGGCGTCACGTCCCGCCCGGAGGCGAGCACCAGGTCCTCCGCGCTCGGCCGGTCGCTGGCACCCGTGTGCAGGAGCCGGTCGGGCGTGATGTCCTCCGGCCCGGACACGGCCGCGGATACGGGTTCGGACTCTTCGCTCATGCCGCCTCCTCGTCCTTGCGGCAATTCTCGCCCCCCACGGACCCGGCCGCATCCGAAGAGCCCGCGCACGCCTACCCGGGAGGGTGAATGAGCCCTTGGGGCAGCCGGGGAGTGGGCAGGAGAGGGAGGTCGTTGCCCCATCCTCCGAGGCGGTGCCCATGCTCCACGGTGTCGACGTCAGCGCCTATCAGCCCTCCTACGACACGGACGGACTCGACTTCGTCATCATCAAGTCCACCGAAGGCCGCACCTATGTCAATCCGCGTCTGGCCGCACAGGTGAAGCGGGCCAGGGACGCCGAGTGCGTCGTCGGCTTCTACCACTTCCTCTGGCCGGGAGACGTGGCGGACCAGGTGGACTACTTCCTGAGCAAGACCCCGGAGAAGGCGGGTGACCTGCTCGCGGTCGACTGGGAACAGACCGGAGGCGGTACGCGGGCGAGCAACGCGGACAAGGACCGGTTCATCCGCGCGGTGAAGCGGGAGCGGCCCGGCCACCGGGTCCTGCTGTACTGCAACCGCACCTTCTGGCTCGACCACGACACCACCGATTACGCCGGCGACGGGCTGTGGATCGCCGACTACGGCACCGCGGGCAAGCCCCGCATCAAGGCGAACTGGCGGATTCACCAGTACACCGACGATCCCCTCGACCGGAACGTGGCCGACTTCGACTCGGTCCGCGCCCTGCGCGACTGGGCGGCGGGCTAGGTCCTGTCGTCGAACTGCCGTCGTCGCCCGGAGGGCGGCCCTGCGGGGTCAGGTGCGTGCTCCCGGTGTGCCGGGGGCGGGTCCTCGTACTGGATGTACTCGGGC
The nucleotide sequence above comes from Streptomyces sp. NBC_01116. Encoded proteins:
- a CDS encoding GH25 family lysozyme; this translates as MLHGVDVSAYQPSYDTDGLDFVIIKSTEGRTYVNPRLAAQVKRARDAECVVGFYHFLWPGDVADQVDYFLSKTPEKAGDLLAVDWEQTGGGTRASNADKDRFIRAVKRERPGHRVLLYCNRTFWLDHDTTDYAGDGLWIADYGTAGKPRIKANWRIHQYTDDPLDRNVADFDSVRALRDWAAG